One genomic region from Methanorbis furvi encodes:
- a CDS encoding formate/nitrite transporter family protein translates to MVTFSPAQVCVKIGTAGKSKCCLPAGNMFVRAFLAGVYIAMGAALATVGSTGVADFLGPGFGQLITGALFPVGLVLVVLTGAELFTGDAMFAPMAILQGQTSLKGLIYLWIVVYIGNLIGSLFMAVLVSYGPYTVWDAAGVATISAFGTRAIAIATAKVSYFGPMGILSVFFKGILCNWLVCLAIFLALAADEVISKIVAIWFPIMAFVASGYEHCVANMYFIPAGIITNAIGGGSANTEILNWGTMWTSNIIWSTIGNIVGAVIFMAVIYYYCYKSEICALCETK, encoded by the coding sequence ATGGTAACATTCAGCCCGGCGCAGGTTTGCGTCAAAATTGGTACGGCAGGTAAGTCCAAATGCTGTCTTCCTGCAGGCAACATGTTTGTCCGTGCCTTCCTTGCGGGTGTTTACATCGCAATGGGTGCGGCTCTCGCAACAGTTGGTTCGACCGGCGTTGCAGATTTCCTTGGTCCAGGATTCGGCCAGCTCATCACGGGTGCTCTTTTCCCGGTTGGTTTAGTTCTCGTTGTTCTTACCGGTGCAGAACTGTTTACCGGTGACGCAATGTTTGCCCCGATGGCAATTCTTCAGGGTCAGACCTCTCTGAAAGGCCTTATCTATCTGTGGATTGTTGTCTACATCGGTAACCTGATTGGTTCCCTCTTCATGGCAGTTCTCGTCAGCTATGGTCCGTACACTGTCTGGGACGCAGCAGGTGTTGCAACCATCAGTGCGTTTGGAACACGTGCAATCGCCATTGCGACAGCAAAAGTATCCTACTTCGGCCCGATGGGTATCCTTTCCGTCTTCTTCAAAGGTATCCTTTGTAACTGGCTTGTCTGTCTTGCAATCTTCCTCGCTCTCGCAGCCGACGAAGTAATCAGCAAGATCGTTGCAATCTGGTTCCCGATCATGGCCTTCGTTGCCAGCGGATACGAACACTGTGTCGCAAACATGTACTTCATTCCGGCAGGTATCATCACCAATGCAATTGGTGGCGGTTCGGCAAACACCGAGATCCTGAACTGGGGTACAATGTGGACAAGCAACATCATCTGGTCCACCATTGGAAACATTGTCGGTGCAGTCATCTTCATGGCAGTTATCTACTACTACTGCTACAAGAGCGAAATCTGCGCCCTCTGTGAAACCAAATAA